The region GTACACCAGCAGGTCGGGGCGGTTCAGCTCGGCCACGATGTGCTGAACGGCCACCGCTTTGACGTCGGGGTTCAGCTCGCCCGGGCCCGGCGTCCACAGCGCGGCCGGAGTCGGGACGCTCGGCGAGGCGGCCGGGGACGACGGGCCGCCGGGGGTGACCGTCGGCGACGGCGCGGTCGAGGTGGCGGTCGGGGACGGGGCCGGTGCCGGGGATGCGGAGCCTGACGCCGTTGCCGTGGCCGCTGACGTCGGCGAAGCAGGCGATGCGGACGAAGCCGGTGACGTCGGTGACGTCGCCCCGGTGGTCGGCGAACTCGTCGCCGCACCCCCGGCGTTGCCGTGCGAGGAGTCGCACGCCGCCGCGCCCAGTGCCGCGCCGAGCGCCGCGATGCCGCCCCGGAGAATCGTCCGCCTTGTACTCATACGCTTCAGTATCCGTCAGAATCCGCGCGGGACCGCGAAAGAGGGCGCCGTCGCGCGGCTGACGAGCCGTCGTGCCGGGAGTACCGTGCCAGGTATGACGCTGCTGGCCCAGCTGGCCGAGGCGGTCGCCGCCGGGACGATCGAGGTGGTCGACCTCACCGCGCCGCTGTCGCACGAGACGCCGATCCTGCACCTGCCCGAGCCCTTCACCAACACGGTCGAGTTCTCCCTCCGCGAGATCAGCCGCTATGACGAGCGCGGCCCCGCCTGGTACTGGAACGACATCGTCACCGGCGAGCACGTCGGGACCCACTTCGACGCCCCGGTGCACTGGATCACCGGCCGCGACGGCGAGGACGTCTCGCAGGTCGCGCCGCGCCGGCTGATCGGCCCCGCGGTGGTCCTGGACGCCTCCGACCGCGCCGCCTCCGACCCCGACCACCTGCTGCAGGTGGAGGACGTGCAGGAGTGGGAGGCCAAGCACGGCCCGCTGCCCGAGGGCGGCTGGCTGCTGTACCGCACCGGCTGGGACGCCCGCGCCGGCGACCAGGCCGCGTTCCTGAACGCGAACGAGACCGGTCCGCACAGCCCCGGCTTCTCCGCCGAGTGCGCGAAATGGCTCGCGGAGGAGACGCCGCTGCGGGGCATCGGGGTGGAGACCGTCGGTACCGACGCCGGCGCCGCCCACGGCTTCGACCCGCCGTTCCCCTGCCACTCCTTCATGCTCGGCGCCGGGAAGTACGGCCTGACGCAGCTGCGCAACCTGGACCGGCTGCCCGCGCGCGGCGCCGTGCTGATCGCCGCGCCGCTGCCGATCGTGCGGGGCTCCGGGAGCCCGGCGCGGGTGCTGGCGCTGGTCGAGCGGGAGGCGTGACGCGGCGGGGGCATGGTTGCGGGGGCACGGTCGCGGGGCACGGTCGCGAGGTCATGGCCGCGGGGACACTGCGGCGGAGCGGGCTCCAGAAGCACCAGGGGCACGCGCCCCCGCCGCGCGCTCCCCGTCCGAACCCTGACCCATCGTTGTGAGGCGCCGCGCGGAGGGTAGGAACCCTCCGCGTCCCGAGCGATCGGAGGACCCATGCCCGCAGAAGAGACCGTCGCCTCCGAAGTCGGCCAGACCCTGCGCGAAGCCGGCGCCGACGTGGTCTTCGGCGTGGTCGGCAGCGGCAACTTCCACGTCACCAACGCCCTGGTCGGTGCCGGGGCGCGGTTCGTCGCCGCGCGGCACGAGGGCGGCGCGGCCACCATGGCCGACGCCTACGCGCGGGCCAGCGGCGGGCTCGGGGTGCTCTCCGTGCACCAGGGCCCGGGCCTGACCAACGCCATGACCGGCATCGCCGAGGCCGCGAAGAGCCGCACGCCGCTGGTGGTCCTGGCCGCCGAGGCCACCTCCCGGCTGTCGAACTTCTGGGTCGACCAGAACGCGCTGGCCCGGGCCGTCGGCGCCCTGCCGCGCCGGGTCAACAGCGCCAGGTCGGCGCGCGCGGACACCCTGACCGCCGTGGCCACCGCGCAGTCCGAGCGCCGGACCGTCATCTTGAACCTGCCGCTGGACGTGCAGCAGCAGCGGGTCGAGGGCGGGAACCGGTTCGGGCTGCTGCCCGGCGGCACGACCGTGCACCCGCGCGAGGACGACATCGCTGCGCTGGCCGCGCTGCTCAACGAGGCCGAGCGCCCGGTCTTCATCGCCGGGCGCGGCGCGCGGCTGGCCGACGCCGGCGAGGCGCTCGCCGCGCTGGCCGAGCGGGCCGGCGCGCTGCTCGCCACATCCGCCGCCGCGCGCGGGCTGTTCCGCGGCGACCCGTTCGACCTCGACGTCAGCGGCGGGTTCGCCACGCCGCTGGCCGCCGAGCTGATCCGGGCCGCGGATCTGATCGTCGGCTGGGGCTGCGGCCTGAACATGTGGACGCTGCGCCACGGCACCCTCATCGCGCCCGACGCCAAGGTGGCGCAGGTCGACACCGAGCAGGACGCGCTGGGACGGCACCGGCGCGTGGACCTCGGGGTCGTCGGCGACGCCACGGACACCGCGTGGCAGGTCGCCGACCGAGTGCCCGCCAAGCGCGGCTACCGTTCGCGCGAGATCGCCCGACTGCTCCAGACCGAGGGGCGCTGGCCGCAGATCCCCTTCACCGACCGGTCCACGGCCGACCGCATCGACCCGCGCACCCTCTCGACAGAACTCAACACCCTGCTTCCCGTCGAGCGCACCGTCGCCGTCGACTCCGGGAACTTCATGGGCTACCCGGTGATGTACCTGGACGTCCCCGACGGCGAAGGCCTGGTGTTCACGCAGGCCTACCAGTCCATCGGCCTGGGCCTGGCCACCGCGATCGGCGCCGCCCTGGCCCGCCCCGACCGCCTGACCGTCGCCGCTCTCGGCGACGGCGGCGCGCTGATGTCGATCACGGAGTTGGAGACAGCGGTCCGCGAGCAGATCGGACTCCTCATCGTCGTCTACAACGACGCGGCATACGGCGCGGAGGTGCACCACTTCGGGCCGCACGGCGACGACCTGGCCACGGTCACCTTCCCCGACACCGACATCGCCGCCATCGCCCGCGGCTTCGGCTGCGAGGCCGCGACCGTCCGGTCCCCGCAGGACCTCAAGGTGGTCGCGCCGTGGCTGGCCGGACCGCGGGAGCGGCCGCTGCTGCTGGACGCGAAAGTGGCCGCGGACGAGGCCTCCTGGTGGTTGGAGGAGGCCTTCCGCGGCCACTGAGCTGTGTGGGGGTGGTGGGCTGGGTTCGGCGGCTGGGTGCGGTTTGTTCGTGGGCTGACAGGCACAGGCGTTTTCTGACGGCTTCGCGCATGGTTTGCGGGATCCGCAGCGGAGCGCGGGGCCGGGGTGCAGTGTGGGTCGCGTCGGCGGCCCGGCGGTTGGGGTGGTGGTCGGCTCTCCTGCGGCCATCAGGGATGGAAGGCCAAGGTCAAGAGCGGCAGTCAGAGGCGACAGTCAAGGGCGCCTCCGGCGGCGCCTGCGCGGCGAGCGGCCTCGCTCCGGGGAGTGGGGGGCCGCGTTGTCGGGCGGCGGACGCTGCTTGTGGTCGCCTTTGTCCCGGATTCCCCGCCGCTTCAGCGCCCGGAGGGAACCATCCCGGCCTGGGCGGTGTCAAGCCGGATCGCTGTTGCTGGCCACCGGTTTCGTCCGGCTGGACACCGCCCAGTCCGGGATGGTTGTGCAAGCACCGCCGAAGCGACGGGGAATCCGGGACAACCCCGGTCTGTGGTGTGGACGGGGTCCACTCGGTGAGGCACAGCGGCGGCCGGGCGGTGTGTGCGTGTGGTGTGGGAACTCTTCCCACAGGTGGGTTTGTCCCGGATTCCCCGTCGCGTCGGCGGGCGTAGCCAAGCAGGCCGGTCCGGTGGTGTCAAGTCGCTGATACCCGGCCACCAGCTGGGCGATCCGACTTGATACCACCGGACCGGTCTGCTTCCGTAAGGCGCTGACGTGACGGGGAATCCGGGACGAAGGCGACCACAAGCAGCGTCCGGCGGCAGCCAGCGCGGCCCCCCATCCCCGGAGCCGAGGCCGCTCGCCGCGCAGGCGCCGCCGGAGGCGCCCTTGACTGCCGCCTTTGACTGTCGCCTTTGACTGCCGCCTTTGACTGTGGCAGTAGCCAGCACCACCTACCCACACCACCGCCGCCCCGCGAAACCAGCGGCACCAGCGACCCGCGCCACCAACGGATCCCGTGAACCATGCGCGAAGCCGTCAGAAAACGCCTGTGCCTGTCAGCCCACGACCAAACCGCACCCAGCCGCCAAACCCAACCACCCACACACAAGCCAAGAGCGTCCGCAAGCCGAGCGCCCTCGACACACCGGCCGGGCGGCGATGCGGTCGCCACCCGGCACTGGCTGCACTGGATCCGCTGGAAGCGCTACTTCAGCGTCCCCGCCGTCAGACCCGCCTGCACCTGTCGCTGGAACGACAAGTACACCGCCATCACCGGCAGCATCGCGATCGTCATGCCCGCGAACAGGGCCGGGAAGTCGCCGCTGTAGCCCTGCGCCACCATCAGCGACACCAGGCCCTGCGACAGCATGTAGTGCGGGGCCTCGCCGTGCTGGGACTGCATCAGCACCACCGGCAGCAGGTACTGGTTCCACTGCCCCAGGATGTTGAAGATGCCCACGCTGATCAGGCCGGGCTTGGCCATCGGCAGCATCACCTGGAAGAAGGCGCGGGTGTGCGAGGCGCCGTCGATCATGGCCGCCTCGTACACCGCCGTGGGCAGGGTGCGGAAGAACGAGTGCAGGAAGAACACGGTGAACGGCATCGAGAACGCGACGTACACCAGGATCAGGCCCTGGTAGGTGTTCAGCATGTGCAGCTTGCTCACCTGGAAGAACAGCGGCACCAGCGCCAGGTACACCGGCAGCATGACGCCGCTGACGAACAGGTAGTAGATGAACCTGTTGCCCCGGAACTCGAAGCGGGCCAGGACGTAGGCCGCCATCGCCCCGAACAGCATCGTCAGGGTCACCGAGAAGACCAGGACGATGACCGTGTCCTTCAGGTACGTGCTGATGCCGGTGTGCCAGGCCCGGGAGAAGGCCCCGAAGGACCAGTGGTGCGGCCAGGACCAGGCGCTGCCGTTGAGTTCGCTGCTGTTCTTGAACGCGCCCAGGATCACCCACAGGACCGGGCCCAGGACCATGATGGCCCAGACCCCCATGAAGCCGGTGCCGAACACGTTCAGGGTCGCGCCGGACTCGGCGAACCGGCGCGAGCGCTCGCCGCCGGGTTTGCCCCCCTTCGGGTCGGCTGTGCCCGCTGTTCCGGGCGTCGCCGCGGGAGGGGTCTGCGTCATATCTGCTGCCATGTCGTCTTGTCCTCCGCGCTCAGTACTCGAGGCGCTCGCGGCGCGTGGCGCGCATGACGACGAGCGAAAGGATCAGGGTGATGAAGAAGATGACGACGCCCATCGCGCACGCGTAGCCGGCCTTGCCCAGCACCTGGAAGTTGCGCATCAGGTAGGTCGCCAGCACCTCGCCGTGCTCGTCCGGGCCGCCGCCGAAGCTGGAGCCCGGGGTCAGGGTGGCGACCAGGGCGAAGGCGTCCATCGCGGCGACCGCCAGGTACACCCAGGCGGTCTGGACCGAGTCCCACAGCAGCGGCATCGTGACCTTGAAGTAGGTCTGGGTCCGGCCGGCGCCGTCCAGCAGGGCCGCCTCGTAGTAGTCGCGCGGGATCTGCTGCATCGCCGCGGAGAACAGCACCAGGTAGAAGCCGACCCACTGCCACACCAGGATGAACATGATGCACCAGAGCACGAACGTGGGGGAGTTCAGGAACTCCCAGGGGTGGTTCGCGTCGGTCAGGCCGAGCTTGATCACCACGGCGTTGAACAGGCCGACGCTGTTGGACTCGTAGGCGGCCTGGAACAGGATCACGATGATCGCGACCGAGAGGACCTGCGGGAAGAAGAACACGATCCGGAAGAAGGCCGAGCCCCGGATCCCGCGCACGCCGCCGATCCCGCCCTTGCGCCCGCCCACGTTCAGCATGAAGGCGAAGAACATCGCCAGGACGATGGTGATGGTGGGGAACACGATCAGGATGATCATGTTGTGGGTGAGGGCCTTGAGGAAGATCGAGTCGTGGAACAGGTCCACGTAGTTCTTCAGCCCCACCACCTTGCTCGGCGGTGCGACGCCGCTCCACTCGGTGAGGGAGTAGCCGAAGGTCTCCACGTAGGGCCAGATGACGAAGATCAGGTAGACCGCGAGCGGCCCCGCGAGGAACGAGGCGATGAACAGCCGCTCTCTGGTCTTTTTGCGCAGCCGCATGGCGCGAGCTCCCGGGAGGGTCGGGGAGGGGTGGGACGGTGGGGCCGCGGACGCCGGGCCGGTGTCGGTACCGGCGCCGGTGTCCGCGGCGGGGAAGCGGGACGACTCAGCTGGTGCTGGTGGGCCGCTTGAACTTCTGCACCGAGGAGTCGGCGGCGCACTTGTCGGCCGCCGTCTGCGCGCGGCTGATGAAGTCCGCCGGCTTGATCTTGTTGGCCATCAGCTGGCCCATGGCGTCCTCGAGGTCCTTCTCCATCTGGGAGTACCAGTTGAGGTAGTACCACGAGATGACCTGGCCGTTGGCCCCCTGGTACAGGTCGTTGCTGGACTTGGTGCCCGGCTTGAGCTTGGCCTCGATGTCCGGGGTGATTGAGTCCTTGACCACCGACAGCGAGTTGGCGTTCTGGGCGAAGGAGGCGCCGCCGGCCTTGGAGCACATGATGCGCAGGAACTCCAGGCCGCCGGCCTGGTTCTTGGCCTTGCTCGGCACGATGAACGGCTCGCCGGCGCCGGCCCGGATCGCGGTCTGCGGCATCTTGTCGCCGTCCAGCGAGGGCATGGCGAACACGGCCATGTCGAAGCCGGCCGGGGTCGCGGCCATCTGCTCGTTCTCCAGCCACGACCCGCACGGGATGACCGCGGCCTTGCCCTGGTTCCACAGGGTCTGGGACTGGATGTGGGTCAGGCCCTCGGTGCCCGGGAGCATGTAGCCCTTGTCCACCAGCTCGTAGATGGCGTTGACGCTGTTCACGACCGCGTCGGCCTTCCAGGCGTTGGGCTCCAGGTTGTCGATGGCGGTCTGCACGTCCGGGCCGCCGTTCTTGGCGACCAGGTCCATCAGCGGCACCATCATGTAGTACGGGTACTTGCCCTGGTGCGCGAACGGCGCCATGCCGCTGGCCTTGATGGTCGCGCACAGCGTCATGAAGTCGGCCCACGTGGTGGGGACCTGCCAGTTGTTCTTCTTGAACGTCGAGGAGGAGTACCACAGGCCGAAGACGGTGAACGCGTAGTTCAGCGAGAACATGCTCTGGCCGAGCTGCCCGGTCTCGATGGTGCCGGCCAGCAGGGTGTCGCGGACCTTCTTGCTCGGGTCGTCGATCGACGGCGCGTTCAGCAGCTCGTCCAGGTTGGTCAGCTGGCCGCTGGAGTTCAGCACGTCCAGCTTCAGCTGCTGGGCGCCGGAGTCGTCGATGACGTCCGGCGGGCTGCCGGCGTTGAAGCGCGGCTGCAGGTCGCCGGTGAGGTTCTGGCCGCTGTGGTGCGCGACCGCGGCGCCGGGGAAGCTCTTGGTGTACAGCGACTCGAAGGCCTTGGCGTAGTCGTCGCCGTAGCCGCCCTTGAAGATGTAGACGTCCAGGGGGCTGGAGGCCTTCACGCCGAACGGGTTCTTCGGGTCCGAGGAGTTCGCGGCGGTCGAGGAGTTGCTGCTGCTCTTGCTGCTCCCGCTGCCGGCCGCGCACCCGGCTGCCAGGGCCGAGCCGGGGCCGACCATGGCCGCGATCGCGGCCGAGCGGACCAGCATCTGCCGGCGGGAGACGTCGGCGGGCAAGCCGTGTTCTGACACTGTGGTTCTCCTGATCGACGAGAAGCGGTGCGCCGGGGGGTTCCGGCTGTGAGGGGAGGTGCGCTCGTGCGGTGTGCTCAGGTGATGCGAGTGCTCGGCCGTACGGTGCTGCGCGGTGCTGGGTGGTGCTGGGTGGTGCTGGATGGTGCCGGTGGTGCGGTGTCGTGCGACAGGTTTTGCTCGAGTTGCTCGGTAGGTTATGAGATTTTGTCAGCTGGCGGTAGGTATCGAAAACAATCGCTCACGGACTTCCGAGGGAGGCACCGGCCCGACGCGGGCCAGCGCGAGCCACGCGGCGGCCGCCGCGCCGTCCAGAGCCTCGCTCACCGGGGCGTCCGGCCAGCGCTCGCGCAGCATCCGCCGCACGCGCTCGGCGACCGGTGT is a window of Catenulispora sp. MAP5-51 DNA encoding:
- a CDS encoding carbohydrate ABC transporter permease; the encoded protein is MAADMTQTPPAATPGTAGTADPKGGKPGGERSRRFAESGATLNVFGTGFMGVWAIMVLGPVLWVILGAFKNSSELNGSAWSWPHHWSFGAFSRAWHTGISTYLKDTVIVLVFSVTLTMLFGAMAAYVLARFEFRGNRFIYYLFVSGVMLPVYLALVPLFFQVSKLHMLNTYQGLILVYVAFSMPFTVFFLHSFFRTLPTAVYEAAMIDGASHTRAFFQVMLPMAKPGLISVGIFNILGQWNQYLLPVVLMQSQHGEAPHYMLSQGLVSLMVAQGYSGDFPALFAGMTIAMLPVMAVYLSFQRQVQAGLTAGTLK
- the ngcE gene encoding N-acetylglucosamine/diacetylchitobiose ABC transporter substrate-binding protein, with protein sequence MSEHGLPADVSRRQMLVRSAAIAAMVGPGSALAAGCAAGSGSSKSSSNSSTAANSSDPKNPFGVKASSPLDVYIFKGGYGDDYAKAFESLYTKSFPGAAVAHHSGQNLTGDLQPRFNAGSPPDVIDDSGAQQLKLDVLNSSGQLTNLDELLNAPSIDDPSKKVRDTLLAGTIETGQLGQSMFSLNYAFTVFGLWYSSSTFKKNNWQVPTTWADFMTLCATIKASGMAPFAHQGKYPYYMMVPLMDLVAKNGGPDVQTAIDNLEPNAWKADAVVNSVNAIYELVDKGYMLPGTEGLTHIQSQTLWNQGKAAVIPCGSWLENEQMAATPAGFDMAVFAMPSLDGDKMPQTAIRAGAGEPFIVPSKAKNQAGGLEFLRIMCSKAGGASFAQNANSLSVVKDSITPDIEAKLKPGTKSSNDLYQGANGQVISWYYLNWYSQMEKDLEDAMGQLMANKIKPADFISRAQTAADKCAADSSVQKFKRPTSTS
- a CDS encoding thiamine pyrophosphate-binding protein; this encodes MPAEETVASEVGQTLREAGADVVFGVVGSGNFHVTNALVGAGARFVAARHEGGAATMADAYARASGGLGVLSVHQGPGLTNAMTGIAEAAKSRTPLVVLAAEATSRLSNFWVDQNALARAVGALPRRVNSARSARADTLTAVATAQSERRTVILNLPLDVQQQRVEGGNRFGLLPGGTTVHPREDDIAALAALLNEAERPVFIAGRGARLADAGEALAALAERAGALLATSAAARGLFRGDPFDLDVSGGFATPLAAELIRAADLIVGWGCGLNMWTLRHGTLIAPDAKVAQVDTEQDALGRHRRVDLGVVGDATDTAWQVADRVPAKRGYRSREIARLLQTEGRWPQIPFTDRSTADRIDPRTLSTELNTLLPVERTVAVDSGNFMGYPVMYLDVPDGEGLVFTQAYQSIGLGLATAIGAALARPDRLTVAALGDGGALMSITELETAVREQIGLLIVVYNDAAYGAEVHHFGPHGDDLATVTFPDTDIAAIARGFGCEAATVRSPQDLKVVAPWLAGPRERPLLLDAKVAADEASWWLEEAFRGH
- a CDS encoding carbohydrate ABC transporter permease — its product is MRLRKKTRERLFIASFLAGPLAVYLIFVIWPYVETFGYSLTEWSGVAPPSKVVGLKNYVDLFHDSIFLKALTHNMIILIVFPTITIVLAMFFAFMLNVGGRKGGIGGVRGIRGSAFFRIVFFFPQVLSVAIIVILFQAAYESNSVGLFNAVVIKLGLTDANHPWEFLNSPTFVLWCIMFILVWQWVGFYLVLFSAAMQQIPRDYYEAALLDGAGRTQTYFKVTMPLLWDSVQTAWVYLAVAAMDAFALVATLTPGSSFGGGPDEHGEVLATYLMRNFQVLGKAGYACAMGVVIFFITLILSLVVMRATRRERLEY
- a CDS encoding cyclase family protein, translating into MTLLAQLAEAVAAGTIEVVDLTAPLSHETPILHLPEPFTNTVEFSLREISRYDERGPAWYWNDIVTGEHVGTHFDAPVHWITGRDGEDVSQVAPRRLIGPAVVLDASDRAASDPDHLLQVEDVQEWEAKHGPLPEGGWLLYRTGWDARAGDQAAFLNANETGPHSPGFSAECAKWLAEETPLRGIGVETVGTDAGAAHGFDPPFPCHSFMLGAGKYGLTQLRNLDRLPARGAVLIAAPLPIVRGSGSPARVLALVEREA